The Methanothrix soehngenii GP6 genome has a window encoding:
- a CDS encoding peptidylprolyl isomerase translates to MTKEVHAAHILCKTEKKALEVKELLASGQESFAQMARKYSQCPSGKSGGDLGWFGKGRMVPEFEKAAFEGEKGKIIGPVKSQFGYHLIRVLDKK, encoded by the coding sequence ATGACGAAAGAAGTCCATGCCGCACATATCCTGTGCAAAACGGAGAAGAAGGCATTAGAGGTCAAAGAGTTGCTGGCATCCGGCCAGGAGAGCTTTGCTCAGATGGCCCGCAAATATTCCCAGTGCCCTTCCGGCAAGAGTGGCGGAGACTTGGGCTGGTTTGGCAAGGGCAGGATGGTCCCGGAGTTTGAAAAGGCCGCCTTCGAAGGGGAGAAAGGAAAGATCATCGGGCCGGTCAAATCTCAGTTTGGCTATCACCTCATCCGGGTCCTGGACAAGAAATAA
- a CDS encoding cyclase family protein, with protein MGCQLPQPSVPGLYEALLSKEQYDISAPIEIAPNYPGDSPFSRQWMAGLGKGSNYSLSVLSLGSHTGTHIDFPSHILRDGFPLDSYPPERFITPAWVIAVREIDAVPAQALQDVNIQRGEAILFKTSNSFQGLMHNPTFQDEYVSLSPPAAELCVSLGASLVGIDYISVDRYEDESLPVHNILLKNDVLILEGIDLIAVSPGRYWLICLPLKIKDAEAAPVRAVLVGRSHES; from the coding sequence TTGGGATGTCAATTGCCTCAGCCATCAGTGCCTGGCCTCTATGAAGCGCTGCTAAGCAAAGAGCAGTATGATATCAGCGCGCCGATAGAGATAGCTCCCAATTATCCCGGAGACAGTCCCTTCTCCAGGCAGTGGATGGCGGGACTTGGGAAGGGATCCAACTATAGCCTCTCTGTTCTCTCTTTGGGCTCCCATACGGGAACTCATATTGACTTCCCCTCTCATATACTGAGGGACGGCTTCCCTCTGGACAGCTATCCACCGGAAAGGTTCATCACTCCTGCCTGGGTGATCGCCGTCCGGGAAATCGATGCCGTCCCCGCCCAGGCGCTGCAGGATGTCAATATCCAGAGAGGTGAGGCCATCCTTTTTAAGACCAGCAATTCCTTCCAGGGGTTGATGCATAACCCCACATTCCAGGATGAATACGTCTCCCTCTCTCCCCCTGCAGCAGAGTTATGCGTCAGTCTGGGAGCCAGCCTGGTGGGAATCGACTATATCTCAGTGGATCGATATGAGGATGAATCCCTCCCCGTTCACAATATCCTGCTGAAAAACGACGTTCTAATCCTGGAGGGGATCGATCTTATTGCCGTTTCCCCTGGCAGATACTGGCTGATCTGCCTTCCCCTGAAGATAAAAGATGCTGAGGCCGCTCCCGTCCGGGCGGTCCTGGTGGGGCGATCTCATGAATCCTGA